One part of the Salinivirga cyanobacteriivorans genome encodes these proteins:
- a CDS encoding PhoH family protein: MIEKSIKITELELIDLYGVNDTKLDVMRELFPKLRIVARGDVMKVMGEEDEILYFEEKLNEFVEHFHQYGKLTPDDISRIVNEYKPANKEDLKKSDVLVFGRNGKPINARTKNQRKLVQSVHSNDLVFAIGPAGSGKTYTAIAMAVRALKNKEVKRIILSRPAVEAGENLGFLPGDLKEKIDPYLQPLYDALNDMLPSRKLESYLEDGTVHIAPLAFMRGRTLDNAFVILDEAQNTTINQLKMFLTRMGEHSKMLITGDVTQIDLPGRMESGLLHGIKLLKNIDGVSTVYLDETDIVRHRLVKQIVLAYQSDRDKRAMDAKKDAVKKPENSNTEKSNNQ; encoded by the coding sequence ATGATAGAAAAATCAATTAAAATTACAGAATTAGAATTGATTGACCTTTACGGGGTCAATGATACGAAGTTGGATGTGATGAGGGAACTGTTCCCAAAACTCCGGATTGTAGCACGAGGTGATGTGATGAAAGTAATGGGGGAGGAGGATGAGATTCTCTATTTTGAAGAAAAATTAAATGAATTTGTAGAGCATTTTCACCAATATGGTAAACTTACACCAGACGATATTTCACGTATTGTGAACGAATACAAGCCTGCCAATAAGGAGGACCTGAAAAAAAGTGACGTACTGGTTTTTGGACGTAACGGTAAGCCTATTAATGCCAGAACCAAAAACCAGCGTAAACTGGTTCAAAGCGTTCATTCAAATGATTTGGTCTTTGCCATTGGTCCGGCCGGGTCAGGTAAAACCTATACAGCAATTGCTATGGCTGTGCGTGCGCTGAAAAATAAGGAGGTCAAACGCATTATTTTAAGCCGTCCTGCTGTGGAAGCCGGAGAAAATCTTGGTTTTTTGCCCGGCGACCTTAAAGAGAAAATCGATCCGTATCTGCAACCACTCTACGATGCATTGAATGATATGCTTCCCAGTCGTAAGCTGGAGTCTTACCTTGAAGATGGAACCGTACATATCGCACCTTTAGCTTTTATGCGTGGCCGTACTTTAGATAATGCTTTCGTGATACTGGATGAGGCGCAAAACACAACCATTAATCAGTTGAAAATGTTCCTCACGCGTATGGGAGAACATTCAAAAATGCTTATTACGGGTGATGTGACCCAAATTGATTTACCCGGCCGCATGGAGAGTGGTTTGCTACATGGAATTAAATTATTAAAGAACATAGACGGAGTTAGCACTGTTTACCTCGACGAAACAGATATCGTAAGGCACCGGTTGGTTAAACAAATTGTTTTGGCGTACCAGTCAGACAGAGATAAAAGAGCAATGGATGCAAAAAAAGATGCAGTTAAAAAGCCGGAAAATTCCAATACAGAAAAATCAAATAACCAATAA
- a CDS encoding SAM hydrolase/SAM-dependent halogenase family protein, whose product MQSITFITDWHKSDYYLGSLKGSIISHCEPAPRFVDITHQIEHYHYQEAAFILRNSYRHFPKGTIHINTVNNRNEHPVPYIAASFDDHFFISPDSGVINLLVRDKTHKVVMMEPGDQYVPTFPELSYISKGICHIHRTGSIDGLGSPYTLKETRYLRPQIESNQIIGVISHIDGFGNIITNITRKIFEEAGRNRKFSILLKGKPHGIEKISEGYNETVNELIAVFNSGDLLEIAHMNYPANKSLGLRTGDRIKITFK is encoded by the coding sequence ATGCAAAGTATAACCTTCATTACGGACTGGCATAAAAGCGATTACTACCTGGGTTCACTCAAAGGAAGTATTATAAGCCATTGTGAGCCTGCACCTCGCTTTGTAGATATTACGCACCAAATAGAACACTATCATTACCAGGAAGCCGCTTTTATTTTGCGCAACAGTTATCGTCACTTCCCAAAAGGCACAATTCACATCAATACGGTTAACAATCGCAATGAGCACCCTGTACCTTACATTGCTGCAAGCTTTGACGATCACTTTTTCATTTCGCCAGATTCAGGAGTGATTAATTTACTGGTTAGAGATAAAACACATAAAGTGGTAATGATGGAACCGGGCGATCAATATGTACCTACTTTCCCGGAACTTAGTTACATCAGCAAAGGTATTTGTCACATACACCGCACCGGAAGCATCGACGGACTCGGGTCCCCTTATACACTGAAAGAGACACGCTATTTGCGGCCACAAATTGAGTCCAATCAGATCATAGGTGTTATTAGCCACATTGATGGTTTTGGCAATATTATTACAAATATTACACGAAAAATATTCGAAGAGGCCGGAAGAAACAGAAAATTCTCTATCTTGCTCAAAGGAAAGCCACATGGCATTGAAAAAATTAGTGAAGGATACAATGAAACAGTAAATGAACTGATCGCAGTATTTAACAGTGGTGATTTGCTGGAAATAGCACATATGAACTATCCTGCAAATAAATCGTTAGGTTTGCGTACAGGCGATCGAATTAAAATCACATTCAAATGA
- a CDS encoding putative quinol monooxygenase — MITRITKFQLQDAHRSDFSEFMKQFRDELISVDGCQHFDVLQDKTDDLSFQMYMIWDEDEKLEDFRVSDLNKLLTDKIELFSGDNPTSWTVETVFDPEELINQKSLFD; from the coding sequence ATGATTACACGTATTACCAAATTTCAGCTACAGGATGCCCATCGCAGCGATTTCTCCGAATTCATGAAGCAATTCAGAGACGAACTAATTTCTGTAGACGGGTGCCAACACTTTGATGTGCTGCAGGACAAAACCGATGACTTAAGCTTCCAGATGTATATGATTTGGGATGAAGATGAAAAACTGGAAGATTTTCGTGTGTCAGATCTCAACAAACTATTGACTGATAAAATTGAGTTGTTCTCCGGAGATAATCCCACCAGTTGGACCGTTGAAACGGTATTTGATCCCGAGGAACTTATTAATCAAAAATCGCTGTTTGACTAA
- the mazG gene encoding nucleoside triphosphate pyrophosphohydrolase, with protein MQQEGNQQTLDTFKKLIDIMNDLRAQCPWDKKQTLESLRNLTIEETYELADAILERDGNEIKKELGDILLHIVFYSKIGAENDWFTINEVMESLNQKLIYRHPHIYGDTSAQSATEVEENWEALKLKEKGRKKRVLEGVPKSLPALVKANRIQQKVRGVGFDWTEREQVWGKVDEELREVKDEIAQKNSHEDIEAEFGDLFFSLINAARLYDIDPETALERTNKKFINRFNYLEQQTLQKGKDLHKMSLEEMDVIWEEAKQFDGNNH; from the coding sequence ATGCAACAAGAAGGAAACCAACAAACACTCGACACTTTTAAAAAACTTATCGACATCATGAATGACCTGCGTGCACAATGCCCGTGGGACAAAAAACAAACGCTCGAAAGTTTACGCAATTTAACCATTGAAGAAACCTATGAATTGGCGGATGCAATTTTGGAGCGCGACGGAAATGAAATAAAAAAGGAATTGGGTGATATTTTACTCCACATAGTATTCTACTCTAAAATTGGAGCAGAAAATGACTGGTTCACCATTAATGAAGTAATGGAATCATTGAACCAAAAACTCATTTACCGGCATCCGCACATTTATGGCGACACCTCGGCCCAATCAGCCACTGAGGTAGAAGAGAACTGGGAAGCTCTAAAGCTAAAGGAAAAAGGACGCAAAAAGCGCGTACTTGAGGGTGTCCCCAAATCACTTCCGGCCCTTGTAAAAGCTAACCGCATACAGCAAAAAGTACGCGGAGTGGGCTTCGACTGGACAGAGCGTGAGCAGGTTTGGGGTAAAGTTGACGAAGAATTGAGAGAAGTTAAGGATGAAATTGCACAAAAAAACTCACATGAGGATATTGAAGCTGAGTTTGGCGACCTGTTTTTCAGCCTAATAAATGCCGCACGGCTCTATGATATTGATCCGGAAACAGCGCTGGAGCGCACCAACAAAAAATTTATCAATAGGTTTAATTACCTGGAACAACAAACCCTGCAAAAAGGAAAAGACCTGCATAAAATGTCACTGGAAGAGATGGATGTAATTTGGGAGGAAGCCAAACAATTTGATGGGAATAATCACTAA
- a CDS encoding MotA/TolQ/ExbB proton channel family protein, translating into MFKHWIEGGPFFMSLVYIMWIIVIVFVVKSVINYFSPKATEKFLLRQTSWILFFGSLAFLTGIFAQMVGFYEAMHVLQEGGDVSPKLIAGGFKVSLLAPMYGFFLLLLSALYWFLYRKIVQEKFANMQ; encoded by the coding sequence ATGTTCAAACATTGGATCGAAGGTGGACCATTTTTTATGTCGCTTGTTTACATTATGTGGATCATTGTAATTGTATTCGTTGTAAAATCCGTTATTAATTATTTTTCTCCAAAGGCTACAGAGAAGTTTTTGCTCCGGCAAACTTCGTGGATTTTATTTTTCGGAAGTCTGGCTTTTTTAACGGGTATTTTTGCTCAAATGGTTGGTTTTTATGAAGCTATGCATGTTTTACAGGAAGGAGGTGATGTATCGCCAAAACTAATTGCCGGAGGCTTTAAGGTTTCATTACTTGCACCGATGTATGGGTTTTTCTTGCTATTGCTTTCAGCTTTGTATTGGTTCCTGTATCGAAAAATTGTACAGGAAAAATTTGCTAATATGCAATAA
- a CDS encoding LytR/AlgR family response regulator transcription factor translates to MNNRLKYQCLIIDDEPIAIDIIEEHLEAFDQFEICGKFTKATEAIELLNTKKIDVLFLDINMPGISGINFLKSLHHPPAVIFTTAYREFAIDAFDLDAIDYLLKPIAFDRFMKAINKFLSYQTSTTKTTDHKTDEQTHVIIKSNKKNYKLAYDEILFIKSLDNYVKVQTQDHSYVCYEKLSYFENTLPETIFLRIHRSYIINIKKVKAFTTAYVEIGKHQLNIGRNFREKAISLLKENP, encoded by the coding sequence ATGAATAACCGACTTAAATATCAATGTCTGATAATTGACGATGAACCCATAGCCATTGACATAATTGAAGAGCATTTGGAGGCATTCGATCAGTTTGAGATATGCGGAAAGTTCACAAAAGCCACTGAAGCTATAGAATTATTAAACACGAAAAAAATAGATGTTTTGTTTTTGGATATCAATATGCCGGGAATTTCCGGAATTAATTTTCTCAAATCGCTACACCACCCGCCTGCAGTTATATTCACAACGGCTTACCGCGAATTTGCTATAGATGCTTTTGACCTCGATGCCATCGACTACTTGCTCAAACCCATTGCTTTTGACCGTTTCATGAAAGCCATTAATAAATTTCTGAGTTACCAAACCAGCACAACAAAAACTACTGACCATAAAACAGATGAGCAAACACATGTCATTATAAAATCGAATAAAAAGAACTACAAACTGGCATATGATGAAATTTTATTTATCAAAAGCCTTGACAACTACGTAAAAGTTCAAACACAAGACCATTCTTATGTTTGCTACGAAAAACTCAGTTATTTTGAAAACACTTTGCCGGAAACAATCTTTCTGCGAATACACCGGAGCTACATCATAAACATCAAAAAAGTAAAAGCCTTTACAACAGCATATGTGGAAATTGGAAAGCACCAGTTAAATATTGGCAGAAATTTCCGTGAAAAAGCAATAAGCCTATTGAAGGAGAACCCATAG